Genomic segment of Glandiceps talaboti chromosome 17, keGlaTala1.1, whole genome shotgun sequence:
taatgaGATGACTTGTCGTCtcaataatatttgaatatgcaaGTAACGTTCAACGGTagaattattaatattcaaatatcaaaGTCCATTTATATTCACATTTGTAAACACATCGGTTGTAAGCGCAAAATGTGGTCAGATCACAGAGCGCTCAGGCTCAGTTTTATTTACAGATACAAACAAGTaaagaaacaaaacacaatcaattgcaaataaaccgataaatgagtagataaatacatgaataaacaacaacaaataaacaaacactacccccaatagtcaccaatggagatcTCGCCATTGGTGACTATTTGAGTAGTGTTTGTTTATtcgtttgttgttgtttattcatgtatttatctactcatttatcggtgcatttgtttatgtttttgtttgattgattgattgcgtAATAGATATGTCATCAAGGGCTCAGCCTTGGAAGTTGGAGTGGTTTCGTTCCTATTTGATTAGTCGATTCCAATCTGTGAGTGTTGGAGCAGTCGTGTCAAAGGCATGGTCTCTCGATTGTGGTGTCCCCCAAGGCTCCGTCCTTGGACCTGTTTTGTTTACGCTTTACACAGCCCCCTTGGAGGATATCATAATCCGTACGTCATGGTTTAAATTGTGTCATGTATGCGGACGATTCCGAACTGTATCTCACGTGTGAGGGTGACCGGGTTCCGACTTCAGTTATTGAGTCATGCACTAGTGAAGTTAGACAGTGGATGCGTGATAATATGCTCTGTCTTAACGACGGTAAAACAGAAATTGTgcatttttcttcaaaatttggTGGTGCGGGTCCGGTACCCCGGTGTGAGATACGGATTGGCGATGTCGATATACAACCATCTAATGTTGTTCGTAATCTTGGTGTTTCCATGGATTCGGCGGCTACTATGTCtgatcatgtaattaatatttgtaaagctGCCTCTCATGCTCTGTGGAAAATTGGCAAACTTCGCACTCTTCTTGATCAAAGTTGTACTGAAAAACTAGTTCATGCTTTTATTACATCACGTTTAGATTATTGCAacagtttattacatgtatatggtctCCCTCTTCAACAAATTCGTAAGCTCCCAATTATCCAGAATTCAGCAGCAAGACTTgtcattagaaaaaaaaaaagttgagcaTATTACCCcagttcttcattcattcattacactGGCTACCTATTCAGAAGCGCATTGAATTCAAAGTACTCtgtattgtttttaaagttCTTAATGGGTGCGGGCCCTCATATCTAGGCGATTTATTAATGGTTAGATCCACCCGTCGTTCCCTTCGGTCGCAATCCGGTAGCGTGGTGAATTTGCATCAACCGATAGGGAACACTGCATACTATGGTGATCGGGCCTTCTCTATTTGCGGCCCACGCCTTTGGAATGCCCTGCCATCATGTCGTCGTTCTTCacatactttgaacagttttaaatctgccttaaaatatcatctttttagatctcattattattaacttttaacttttttacatttcagtttttttaattgtcattccgtgtctttgtatttttatcctgtttcatattatgtttatacttgtgtatatgtacattttaaattacttttatacttttgttcagcgcattgagattgttttaatgtaatgcgctctataagaaataaatattattattgtttgtttgtttgtttacttatttgtttgtgttttgtttctttacgtgtttgtttgtttgtttgcttgtttgtttacGTGTttgtgattgtttgtttgtatgtgtttgtgttttgtttgtttgtttgtttgtttgtttgtttgtttgtaaacaaaactaactgagctcCAGGTGGTAAGATTTGTTCGGAAATAAATTTATTACAAAGTACAGTGGGTATGTTAGCAAATTTGAACAAGCCCTACAAGTAATACGTCCATTTGAAATAGAAACAGTCACCAATGTTTCTATTTCCAAACGTACTAAAGGTTACGGTGACGACTGGCAGCAACATTTTTGGTTGGTAGTCAGGTGTAGTATGTGCTTTACAGGTTGAAGTTGACACTGATTATAGAGAGAACGAATAGGCATATCAGGTTTATTATGTTAGATGAGCACAATGTGCACACCAGTCATTTTAATGCAGAAACGGTAACTAAAGTACATTGCAAACTATccacagaacaaaaaaagaatATCAATGTCTTTTAATAAAAAAGTTAACTCTATTGATAAATCagacaaaaatatgtttaaaatatgtttgtttccgataacatgacttcagaataGGGTAggaatgaattttattttatttcatttcatttcatttcgttGTTTACAAGATACACATTgatcacaatacttctgtgatagttcAATAAGGTGGAAAATAAGTAGATGAAAAcaattatatatgaagtagacgaacacaatatacagactgtacTGTACAACTTACAGTCTTAAAAGATGTGGTTTCTCTGAAATGTGATATTAAAAAACCTAAGTAAatttttaccattttacctttaatgtttttaaaggTAAAAAGCAATGGAAATTTAAAAGGAGATATGAAAAGAAGTTCTTTCCACTTCTATTTTTGTGAAATGAGAAAAACATATTCTGGGGTTggcagcttaaactagggtccgtctggttatcggaaacacgtgattatttttatttggcctcgTTATGAAATTATCAAACAGTGAGCTTAGTATTCATTATTATcttgtctgtatctgtatatgtatcagTTGCAGCTAATGAAGtctacaaaatgttttacattatttcagaTTTAGGAAAACAGACATTCTACAAAACTTTTACTTATTCGATGATGCTCATTACGAATGAGTTGATTTCTGTCATGTATAAAGGTATGTAGATGGAAGACAAAACCTGCAGAAACAAAAGAGAAAGATTACAGGTAAAAGTTGCCTATACTTTAActcaatgatgtcatcaaccTTGACCTCACTTGACCTTATTTGACATTATCTGAGGTTATATCCTTCATGCCGTCAACATTCAAATCGTATATTGTTGTATTAACTATGTGGTATCCACTTAGTATTTACTCAAGGACATTCTTATCATTATGGAGAGATAATAGCAGCTATTTGTTAATCTAGATATCTTGAGtccgtacacacacacacatacatacgtacgtacgcacacacacacacacacacacacatacatacatacatacatacatacatacatacatacgtacgtacgtacgtacgtaaacacacgcacgcacgcacacacacacatacatacatacatacatacatacatacatacatacatacatacatacatactcaaaCATATATATTGGGGGCGCctaaaatcatatttaaaacAGAATAATCGttgcttaaagtggccatatggatgtgaatatggtatttattttggatttttatttgataaaacagcttcaccatgtttttctacttgaaaaaataatgtgaaataacatataccaagtccatgttcataactcaatacattgcaaaaagatgcaaaaagtgtaaaaagtttgttattgtacgtacaataacaaacattttacacattgtttaatgttttgccgtttattgagatgtgaacatggacttggtatatgttattttgcaatattttttcaagtagaaaaacatggtgaagctgttttatcaaataaaaatccaaaataaataccaatttctcatccatatggccactttaatttggATAATACTATGCGCTCTACTTCAGAAATGGGTATGAtgagtagatatatatatttaattgagAATGGGTTTCAGttttctctttaaaaaaaagtaggGCAAAAGTTAAAGATTATTTCGGTgttgtattataatatattaagtatattaAATCTGTATTGTCTTACCATTGCTTACTGTACTAGACCTTCACAATAGCCTTTCCTTTATTTTCGCCTGTGAATAGACTTATGAAAGCCTTTGGCATATTTTCGAAGCCTTCAGTGACGCACTCTTTGTGTTTTAATTTACCCTGATAATCAACAAACAAGAAATGTGCAGTTTAATAATTAAtcaagtattatattatataatgcaTATCtccagaaaaataaaatatgatataatttcGCATGAATGAGACTGAAGAAACTGTTTTCTTCTTATTTAAAGAACAGAGTTTCAATATTTCGCATTCGAGAAATCTTATCATTAAAGCCATACcctatgtaatacatgtaaaactgttTCTATATATTGTACTCACCGTCAGACAAACTGTTTTGAATATCTAATATTACCGACGTGGGCTTTTAAGAGTGTTGCAAAAGTATTGAAGATAGTATACTATAGAGACATTCCAAACAAAATCTAAACAAATAcgttttttaaatcatttgcataagtaaAGACTCACAATAGCGTAATTGTGTGAAACATGATATGTCAATGTGTGGAACTGAATTGATGACGTAATAGTTTAGGGGGACTTCATCCATATCGACAAAAAATGAAAGACACCATAACCTGTTTAACTGAAGTTTTATGATGAATTTAAGTGCAAGAAGTACAAGTGATCTGCAATTAAGGAGTACCAGAACATCTATAAAAATGCAAGTAATGGGTCTGATCATTCACCGTGTGATCATTTACCTAAGGTAATGGAGTTCCCTACCAACATATTTAAGTCGAATGTAGATTTGATTAAACAGCTATCGTCCAATAGTATATCTCACCTCCTGCAACCACTGTAACATCTCTGCGTAGGCTTTGGGAAACTGGCTTTGGTGGGAGCAAAATAACAACCCCTTAATGGTTAACAATTTAAATATGATCATGATTTCATTTGCTGGCACTGTGAAAGAAAATAGAGTATGTTAGTGCCTGTCGATTACGAAAAGGTTTGACATTACCTACATTTAATTTTTAACGAGAGTATATTAATTTACATGCTCTAGTTCCTATTGcctttaaaattaaaaacattttaaccTCAAAGTAAGACACATATACGTATAATTTTGTGCATTTGATTCGCAGGAATACATGCAAACTGAACTATATTCTGTTAGAATGTAACGTGACGATGCCAATATTGGTACGCGATTCTGAGATATATTTTAACATTGATATTTACATTAAGTTTAAATACCTTTATCCATGTCTTCGAGATTGTTATACTGTGAAATCGCACCACAAATTGCTACACGGGCTCTCACATTGAGGTATTGCCAAACCTTACTTGAAAAAATTCCTCCGACCTATGAAAGATCAATGCACAAGTTAGTGATGTTGAAGCATAGTCAATTGCTGTGTTTAAATCAATCTCCTCTTGCTATTATCAATTTGAAAGAAACTATCAATGGTCTTTAGTGTTGCTATGGCCACGGTCACTGTTACCACGGACTGCAATATGATTTCCTACGACATCTACTTTTTTATTCTCTTCATGACAAGTCGTTTTACACAACCACCCAAACATTCATACTTCTTTAGACACACGTTGGTTACAAACACTGAACCGCACTATTTGACATATATGCATCCAACTCGTGTGTGATAGCGCAAAAAACGTAGACGCTTTTCAGCGAGATATGAAATCTTAGGAAAACGTTAAGGAGTATTTATGAAATCTCGACGTCCAAATGAGTTCAACTTGATGCGATTTTCCAGATACACAAATCGTATATTTAGCTGTTATCATTGAGCAATAGCTGACACCAAGCACCCAAAAATACATCATTCATGACTAGTTTATTCAAACTGAAAATGTCTGAACCAAGTTATATGTTACCAGTGAGCCATGCTTGACGGTATTAGGGCAATTGTCCCAGGAAAATGCAACTCCAAGTCAACTAGTTAGCCTCCAGACAAGTTGCCAAGACAGGTATGTTACAAGGTCATACTTACATTATCAAAGTAACAATCTATACCGTTTGGTGCTCTACGTTTCAATGCTTTATCCAGATCTTCAGTCTTATAATTAAACACTTCGTCATATCCATACTCCTTGAGATGGCCGACCTTCTCATCAGTGCCTGCACAACCAATTGTCTTAGCCCCCTTTAAAAAATACGAGTAACTgttcaaattaaattaaattaaagcaATATTTGCTATACCCATTCTAACACCATCTGGTTTTATGTTGTGTTTTCCCTATAAATACTTGACCCGTGCTTTAAACTGGCCCTCTATAGTCGATCAGTGGTTGAGTGTAAGCTTTATAGATTAATTTGGTTTGATAATAAATTTTGACGAGATTATAGCTTCCTAATAATAGCGCTTCAATTCATATCAAGTTACTTTATCCGAACAAACGGTTTCCGAAGCATGATGCATATGCATATAAGTTAGCAAGTTAAAACAACAATTAATAATTGTACAAGATAGTGTTCTGTTATATTTGATATTCTTCACTGATAAAAACAGTTGTAGTTACAACTTCAGTCAGAAAATCACTTTGATCACTGTGATTTCCAATTCAAATGGAAATTAAATACGATTTACCTTTATCTTGGCAATTTGTCCGACTATACTGCCAACTGCCCCGGAGGCTGCATTGACAAACACAGTTTCGTCTTCCTTTGGTTTACAAATATCAAGTAATCCAAAATAAGCAGACACACTGTAAGAGGAAAATAAGTAAAAACATTGTTAATGTGACCAATGCAATGCTGACACACTTCATACAATCTT
This window contains:
- the LOC144448706 gene encoding prostaglandin reductase 1-like, giving the protein MMVMRALCIAFVGRTAKSTICRPGLTTVVKSGYTVSCRFKSDVVSNVVRAQKLVLAKHFEGLAKENDFKLVEEDIRPIRDGEILLKAEYLTVDPYMRPMSGSLEIGDTLMGEQTAKVVESKNDKYPVGTNVLCRSGWTTYSISDGIDPGFLPEYSSPLRILDFPAGISNSVALGVLGMPGVSAYFGLLDICKPKEDETVFVNAASGAVGSIVGQIAKIKGAKTIGCAGTDEKVGHLKEYGYDEVFNYKTEDLDKALKRRAPNGIDCYFDNVGGIFSSKVWQYLNVRARVAICGAISQYNNLEDMDKVPANEIMIIFKLLTIKGLLFCSHQSQFPKAYAEMLQWLQEGKLKHKECVTEGFENMPKAFISLFTGENKGKAIVKV